From one Lotus japonicus ecotype B-129 chromosome 3, LjGifu_v1.2 genomic stretch:
- the LOC130746418 gene encoding uncharacterized protein LOC130746418 isoform X2, with protein MANGGDKSNDFYAVLGLNKECTESELRNAYKKLALKWHPDRCSASGNLKFVEEAKKKFQSIQEAYSVLSDANKRLMYDIGVYDSDDDENGMGDFLNEMVTMMSQTEPNENGEESFEELQKLFEDMFQADIGLGGSSSFAAAGCSTSSTYMTYSESSNSNKRNSTEFNFGKAEDSSDFDAHYPNFCFGVKQHLQDIKKENVGIPEGGGSSRHRNGRKQKISRGHDVSSNDYPGISAN; from the exons ATGGCTAATGGAGGAGACAAAAGCAATGATTTCTATGCTGTTCTGGGCTTGAATAAGGAGTGCACTGAATCAGAGTTGAGGAATGCATATAAGAAACTTGCACTG AAATGGCACCCAGATCGTTGTTCAGCTTCAGGGAATTTGAAGTTTGTGGAAGAAGCTAAGAAGAAATTCCAGTCAATTCAAGAAGCTTATTCTG TTTTATCTGATGCGAACAAAAGATTAATGTACGACATAGGAGTTTATGATAGTGATGATGACGAAAAT GGTATGGGAGACTTCTTGAACGAAATGGTAACAATGATGAGTCAGACTGAACCAAAT GAAAATGGGGAGGAGAGCTTTGAGGAGTTGCAAAAGCTGTTTGAAGATATGTTCCAAGCGGATATTGGATTAGGTGGAAGCTCCTCTTTTGCTGCTGCCGGTTGCTCTACTTCATCCACTTACATGACTTACAGCGAAAGTTCGAATTCAAATAAACGCAATTCCACCGAGTTTAATTTTGGGAAGGCGGAGGATTCTTCTGACTTCGATGCTCATTACCCGAACTTCTGCTTTGGG GTGAAGCAGCACCTCCAAGATATCAAGAAGGAAAACGTGGGAATTCCAGAAGGAGGAGGTAGCAGCAGACATAGAAATggtagaaaacaaaaaatctcTCGCGGCCATGATGTTTCCTCTAATGACTACCCCGGAATTTCGGCTAATTAA
- the LOC130746423 gene encoding dormancy-associated protein homolog 4 isoform X2 — protein sequence MGFLHKLWDETLAGPAPETGLGKLRKYNSLSAVGVRSTAAEDVPISRSITIVRTQSGFRTTSSAASEPASPSPPFTPRTPRTPETPGGDFKKFTRKKSSAVESAELRR from the exons ATGGGTTTTCTTCACAAGCTCTGGGACGAAACGCTGGCGGGACCCGCACCTGAAACGGGTCTGGGCAAGCTCCGCAAGTATAATTCTCTTTCCGCCGTCGGAGTTCGGTCTACGGCGGCGGAGGATGTCCCCATCAGCCGCAGCATCACCATTGTTCGCACCCAATCTGGTTTTAGAACTACCTCCTCCGCCGCCTCGGAACCTGCCTCTCCTTCTCCCCCTTTCACCCCTCGCACCCCACGTACCC CGGAGACGCCTGGCGGTGATTTTAAGAAGTTCACGAGGAAAAAATCGTCAGCTGTGGAGAGCGCCGAGCTTAGAA GATAA
- the LOC130746418 gene encoding uncharacterized protein LOC130746418 isoform X4, protein MANGGDKSNDFYAVLGLNKECTESELRNAYKKLALKWHPDRCSASGNLKFVEEAKKKFQSIQEAYSVLSDANKRLMYDIGVYDSDDDENGMGDFLNEMVTMMSQTEPNENGEESFEELQKLFEDMFQADIGLGGSSSFAAAGCSTSSTYMTYSESSNSNKRNSTEFNFGKAEDSSDFDAHYPNFCFGTGEAAPPRYQEGKRGNSRRRR, encoded by the exons ATGGCTAATGGAGGAGACAAAAGCAATGATTTCTATGCTGTTCTGGGCTTGAATAAGGAGTGCACTGAATCAGAGTTGAGGAATGCATATAAGAAACTTGCACTG AAATGGCACCCAGATCGTTGTTCAGCTTCAGGGAATTTGAAGTTTGTGGAAGAAGCTAAGAAGAAATTCCAGTCAATTCAAGAAGCTTATTCTG TTTTATCTGATGCGAACAAAAGATTAATGTACGACATAGGAGTTTATGATAGTGATGATGACGAAAAT GGTATGGGAGACTTCTTGAACGAAATGGTAACAATGATGAGTCAGACTGAACCAAAT GAAAATGGGGAGGAGAGCTTTGAGGAGTTGCAAAAGCTGTTTGAAGATATGTTCCAAGCGGATATTGGATTAGGTGGAAGCTCCTCTTTTGCTGCTGCCGGTTGCTCTACTTCATCCACTTACATGACTTACAGCGAAAGTTCGAATTCAAATAAACGCAATTCCACCGAGTTTAATTTTGGGAAGGCGGAGGATTCTTCTGACTTCGATGCTCATTACCCGAACTTCTGCTTTGGG ACAGGTGAAGCAGCACCTCCAAGATATCAAGAAGGAAAACGTGGGAATTCCAGAAGGAGGAGGTAG
- the LOC130746421 gene encoding probable complex I intermediate-associated protein 30 — translation MSRLRRLFQSSMDATKRVISGSFDDLMPPPERYIFSFNSKQELSKWHLYSDSEYGGLSSASLQITESENGQNSGIFSGNLSLDVTPGSKWNISRGGFCGMRSKKFDGFIDLDSYDTIAMKLKGDGRCYISTIYTENWVNSPGQMEDNSWQAFVYVPKGNWYIAKIPLARYLPTWRGNVIDAEIEMNPSRVLGMSLSVNAEGGVPDARSGPGDFRVELDWIKALRTQ, via the exons ATGTCGAGGTTGCGAAGACTGTTCCAATCTTCCATGGATGCTACTAAGCGag TTATCTCCGGTAGTTTCGATGATTTGATGCCTCCGCCGGAAAGatatatattcagcttcaatTCCAAGCAAGAGTTAAGCAAGTGGCATTTGTATTCTGATTCTGAATATGGag GTCTTTCATCTGCATCTCTGCAGATAACTGAATCTGAAAATGGACAAAATTCTGGAATCTTCTCTGGGAACCTTTCCCTGGATGTTACTCCGGGGTCTAAATGGAACATTAGTCGCGGTGGCTTCTGTGGAATGCGCTCAAAAAAG TTCGATGGCTTCATAGACTTGGATTCATATGATACGATTGCTATGAAGCTTAAAGGAGATGGCAGATGTTATATATCTACT ATTTACACGGAGAATTGGGTCAATTCGCCTGGACAGATGGAAGATAATTCATGGCAAGCGTTTGTTTACGTGCCTAAAGGCAACTGGTATATCGCAAAG ATTCCTCTAGCTAGATATTTACCTACTTGGAGAGGGAACGTTATAGATGCAGAAATTGAAATGAATCCATCCCGTGTTCTGGGCATGTCTCTGTCAGTCAATGCGGAGGGTGGTGTCCCAGATGCTAGATCTGGACCAGGTGATTTCAGAGTTGAACTTGATTGGATCAAAGCCTTGAGGACACAATGA
- the LOC130746418 gene encoding uncharacterized protein LOC130746418 isoform X1 produces the protein MANGGDKSNDFYAVLGLNKECTESELRNAYKKLALKWHPDRCSASGNLKFVEEAKKKFQSIQEAYSVLSDANKRLMYDIGVYDSDDDENGMGDFLNEMVTMMSQTEPNQENGEESFEELQKLFEDMFQADIGLGGSSSFAAAGCSTSSTYMTYSESSNSNKRNSTEFNFGKAEDSSDFDAHYPNFCFGVKQHLQDIKKENVGIPEGGGSSRHRNGRKQKISRGHDVSSNDYPGISAN, from the exons ATGGCTAATGGAGGAGACAAAAGCAATGATTTCTATGCTGTTCTGGGCTTGAATAAGGAGTGCACTGAATCAGAGTTGAGGAATGCATATAAGAAACTTGCACTG AAATGGCACCCAGATCGTTGTTCAGCTTCAGGGAATTTGAAGTTTGTGGAAGAAGCTAAGAAGAAATTCCAGTCAATTCAAGAAGCTTATTCTG TTTTATCTGATGCGAACAAAAGATTAATGTACGACATAGGAGTTTATGATAGTGATGATGACGAAAAT GGTATGGGAGACTTCTTGAACGAAATGGTAACAATGATGAGTCAGACTGAACCAAAT CAGGAAAATGGGGAGGAGAGCTTTGAGGAGTTGCAAAAGCTGTTTGAAGATATGTTCCAAGCGGATATTGGATTAGGTGGAAGCTCCTCTTTTGCTGCTGCCGGTTGCTCTACTTCATCCACTTACATGACTTACAGCGAAAGTTCGAATTCAAATAAACGCAATTCCACCGAGTTTAATTTTGGGAAGGCGGAGGATTCTTCTGACTTCGATGCTCATTACCCGAACTTCTGCTTTGGG GTGAAGCAGCACCTCCAAGATATCAAGAAGGAAAACGTGGGAATTCCAGAAGGAGGAGGTAGCAGCAGACATAGAAATggtagaaaacaaaaaatctcTCGCGGCCATGATGTTTCCTCTAATGACTACCCCGGAATTTCGGCTAATTAA
- the LOC130746418 gene encoding uncharacterized protein LOC130746418 isoform X3 — MANGGDKSNDFYAVLGLNKECTESELRNAYKKLALKWHPDRCSASGNLKFVEEAKKKFQSIQEAYSVLSDANKRLMYDIGVYDSDDDENGMGDFLNEMVTMMSQTEPNQENGEESFEELQKLFEDMFQADIGLGGSSSFAAAGCSTSSTYMTYSESSNSNKRNSTEFNFGKAEDSSDFDAHYPNFCFGTGEAAPPRYQEGKRGNSRRRR, encoded by the exons ATGGCTAATGGAGGAGACAAAAGCAATGATTTCTATGCTGTTCTGGGCTTGAATAAGGAGTGCACTGAATCAGAGTTGAGGAATGCATATAAGAAACTTGCACTG AAATGGCACCCAGATCGTTGTTCAGCTTCAGGGAATTTGAAGTTTGTGGAAGAAGCTAAGAAGAAATTCCAGTCAATTCAAGAAGCTTATTCTG TTTTATCTGATGCGAACAAAAGATTAATGTACGACATAGGAGTTTATGATAGTGATGATGACGAAAAT GGTATGGGAGACTTCTTGAACGAAATGGTAACAATGATGAGTCAGACTGAACCAAAT CAGGAAAATGGGGAGGAGAGCTTTGAGGAGTTGCAAAAGCTGTTTGAAGATATGTTCCAAGCGGATATTGGATTAGGTGGAAGCTCCTCTTTTGCTGCTGCCGGTTGCTCTACTTCATCCACTTACATGACTTACAGCGAAAGTTCGAATTCAAATAAACGCAATTCCACCGAGTTTAATTTTGGGAAGGCGGAGGATTCTTCTGACTTCGATGCTCATTACCCGAACTTCTGCTTTGGG ACAGGTGAAGCAGCACCTCCAAGATATCAAGAAGGAAAACGTGGGAATTCCAGAAGGAGGAGGTAG
- the LOC130746418 gene encoding uncharacterized protein LOC130746418 isoform X5, translated as MANGGDKSNDFYAVLGLNKECTESELRNAYKKLALKWHPDRCSASGNLKFVEEAKKKFQSIQEAYSVLSDANKRLMYDIGVYDSDDDENGMGDFLNEMVTMMSQTEPNQENGEESFEELQKLFEDMFQADIGLGGSSSFAAAGCSTSSTYMTYSESSNSNKRNSTEFNFGKAEDSSDFDAHYPNFCFGVCHVNYHYQ; from the exons ATGGCTAATGGAGGAGACAAAAGCAATGATTTCTATGCTGTTCTGGGCTTGAATAAGGAGTGCACTGAATCAGAGTTGAGGAATGCATATAAGAAACTTGCACTG AAATGGCACCCAGATCGTTGTTCAGCTTCAGGGAATTTGAAGTTTGTGGAAGAAGCTAAGAAGAAATTCCAGTCAATTCAAGAAGCTTATTCTG TTTTATCTGATGCGAACAAAAGATTAATGTACGACATAGGAGTTTATGATAGTGATGATGACGAAAAT GGTATGGGAGACTTCTTGAACGAAATGGTAACAATGATGAGTCAGACTGAACCAAAT CAGGAAAATGGGGAGGAGAGCTTTGAGGAGTTGCAAAAGCTGTTTGAAGATATGTTCCAAGCGGATATTGGATTAGGTGGAAGCTCCTCTTTTGCTGCTGCCGGTTGCTCTACTTCATCCACTTACATGACTTACAGCGAAAGTTCGAATTCAAATAAACGCAATTCCACCGAGTTTAATTTTGGGAAGGCGGAGGATTCTTCTGACTTCGATGCTCATTACCCGAACTTCTGCTTTGGG GTCTGTCATGTAAATTATCATTATCAATGA
- the LOC130746422 gene encoding uncharacterized protein LOC130746422, with translation MTAQTSAKAFFSCSILSLGWIERVWWSWLLTFLSTTFQVYGCTSMLKIELKKLKKLKGVQTSNSLWGRRTCALRKKAFSTSYGAKTNEVRFNLIFFKKCNINGFVQQ, from the exons ATGACTGCGCAGACCTCAGCCAAAGCATTTTTCAGTTGCTCAATTTTGAGTTTGGGATGGATTGAGAGAGTGTGGTGGTCATGGCTTCTCACATTTTTGTCTACCACATTTCAGGTTTATGGTTGTACCTCTATGCTTAAG ATTgagttgaaaaaattaaagaagcTGAAAggagttcaaacttcaaactcaCTATG GGGAAGAAGAACATGTGCTCTGAGGAAAAAGGCCTTCAGCACATCTTATGGTGCAAAGACAAATGAAGTGAG GTTTAATCTCATCTTTTTTAAGAAGTGCAACATCAATGGATTTGTCCAGCAATAG
- the LOC130746424 gene encoding trihelix transcription factor ASIL2, giving the protein MEVINDDDEIEFRRSPASGSPPSSNGRITVTVAAPAPQAHPHPAPNTLALALPVQQPVKGSNGGGGSAGGGGGGGREDCWSEGATAVLIEAWGERYLELSRGNLKQKHWKEVAEIVSGREDYLKTPKTDIQCKNRIDTVKKKYKSEKAKISAAGGGTTSKWPFYDRLDQLIGPTAKIPAGNSNSQQQKLPLGIPVGVRSGGGASSQYNSQKQHQQQQEQEEDVELKNQKMQYRRRPPPVDSDSSEREVVSPVSSDSYPPGRYERKRARVMNSRGGRKGKGWGSAVRELTQAILKFGDAYEQAETSKLQQVVEMEKQRMKFAKDLELQRMQFFMKTQMEISQLKLARKEGGNPSNHHSNNNDSNNHSNNSDTE; this is encoded by the coding sequence ATGGAGGTTATCAACGACGACGACGAGATCGAGTTCCGCCGATCACCGGCGAGCGGATCTCCGCCGTCGTCTAACGGTCGGATCACGGTGACGGTTGCGGCGCCGGCTCCTCAGGCGCATCCGCATCCGGCGCCGAACACCTTGGCATTAGCGCTTCCGGTTCAGCAGCCGGTGAAGGGGAGCAACGGCGGTGGAGGGAGTGcaggcggaggaggaggaggagggaggGAGGATTGCTGGAGCGAAGGCGCGACGGCGGTGCTGATCGAGGCTTGGGGTGAGAGGTATTTGGAGCTCAGCCGGGGGAATCTGAAGCAGAAGCACTGGAAGGAGGTGGCGGAGATCGTGAGCGGGAGAGAGGATTACTTGAAGACGCCGAAGACTGATATTCAGTGCAAGAACCGGATCGATACGGTGAAGAAGAAGTACAAATCGGAGAAGGCGAAGATCTCCGCCGCAGGCGGCGGAACAACCAGCAAATGGCCGTTTTATGATCGATTGGACCAGCTGATTGGCCCAACCGCCAAGATCCCCGCCGGGAACAGTAATTCGCAGCAGCAGAAATTGCCGTTAGGGATCCCGGTCGGAGTTCGCAGCGGTGGTGGTGCTTCGAGTCAGTATAATTCTCAAAAGCAGCATCAGCAGCAGCAGGAGCAGGAGGAGGATGTTGAGTTGAAGAACCAGAAGATGCAGTACCGGCGTCGTCCTCCTCCGGTGGATTCCGATTCGTCGGAGAGGGAAGTGGTGTCGCCGGTTTCAAGCGACAGTTATCCGCCGGGAAGGTACGAGAGGAAGAGGGCGAGGGTGATGAATTCAAGGGGAGGAAGGAAGGGGAAGGGTTGGGGGAGTGCGGTGAGGGAATTGACTCAGGCGATTCTCAAGTTTGGGGATGCTTATGAGCAGGCGGAGACGTCGAAGCTGCAGCAGGTGGTGGAGATGGAGAAGCAGAGGATGAAGTTTGCCAAGGACTTGGAGTTGCAGAGAATGCAGTTTTTCATGAAGACTCAGATGGAGATTTCGCAGCTCAAGCTTGCGAGGAAAGAAGGCGGCAACCCGAGCAACCACCACAGCAACAACAATGACAGCAACAACCATAGCAACAATAGTGACACTGAGTGA
- the LOC130746423 gene encoding dormancy-associated protein homolog 4 isoform X1 has product MGFLHKLWDETLAGPAPETGLGKLRKYNSLSAVGVRSTAAEDVPISRSITIVRTQSGFRTTSSAASEPASPSPPFTPRTPRTPETPGGDFKKFTRKKSSAVESAELRSPTIYDWIIMSALDRC; this is encoded by the exons ATGGGTTTTCTTCACAAGCTCTGGGACGAAACGCTGGCGGGACCCGCACCTGAAACGGGTCTGGGCAAGCTCCGCAAGTATAATTCTCTTTCCGCCGTCGGAGTTCGGTCTACGGCGGCGGAGGATGTCCCCATCAGCCGCAGCATCACCATTGTTCGCACCCAATCTGGTTTTAGAACTACCTCCTCCGCCGCCTCGGAACCTGCCTCTCCTTCTCCCCCTTTCACCCCTCGCACCCCACGTACCC CGGAGACGCCTGGCGGTGATTTTAAGAAGTTCACGAGGAAAAAATCGTCAGCTGTGGAGAGCGCCGAGCTTAGAAGTCCGACCATTTACGATTG GATAATTATGAGTGCTTTGGATCGTTGTTGA